CTCCCGAGCAGCCTGAAGAACCTGCTGAGTAACAGTTTCGAGTTGCTGCTCGTGGGCATAATTGGGAAAGGGTATGCCTTTCAGGTTTCGCGCCAGCCGAATCCGGCTGCTGATGACCACGTCATCCGAGTCACCGCCGTTTTTGACCCAATTCGGCATATCTTTCAAATAATCCTGATTCATCATGGCCATCAGCCCCCCGCCAGTTCGTTTTCGCGGCGCTTAATCTCATCCCGGAAATAAGCGGCTTTTTCGTAATCTTCCCGACGAATCGATTCTTGCAGCCGGTTGCGCAGATCATCGATCTCTTTGCGAATCCGGATTTTGCCGCCGTTCCGCCGCGGCACTTTTCCGGTATGCCGGATACTGCCGTGAACTTTCTTTAAAAGCGGTTCCAGTCCTTGCTGAAAATACCGGTAACATTCCCCGCATCCCAGCAAACCGCCCCGCCGAAAATCAGTAAACGTCAAACCGCAGTTTTGACACTGAATTTCATGTCCGGCGATACTCGGCTGTTGGGAATGGCCCGTATCGCCCTCCAATAAGCCGGCAATCAAATTTTGGAATGAAAAGCTGGATTCAAAGATTAATCCAAGTTCGCTACCGGCTTCCTTGGCGCAGATCTCGCAGAGATGAAGCTCGGTCTTCTGGTGGTTGATGACTTTGGTCAAATGCACGGTTGCCGGCCTTTCATGACAACGTTGACAAAACAAAACGGTTCACCTCGGTTCATTTTATTTCTGAAACTTGCTTCCTAACACCATCAAAAGCATTTTTA
The window above is part of the Hydrogenispora ethanolica genome. Proteins encoded here:
- a CDS encoding UvrB/UvrC motif-containing protein, which produces MHLTKVINHQKTELHLCEICAKEAGSELGLIFESSFSFQNLIAGLLEGDTGHSQQPSIAGHEIQCQNCGLTFTDFRRGGLLGCGECYRYFQQGLEPLLKKVHGSIRHTGKVPRRNGGKIRIRKEIDDLRNRLQESIRREDYEKAAYFRDEIKRRENELAGG